Proteins from one Haliaeetus albicilla chromosome 4, bHalAlb1.1, whole genome shotgun sequence genomic window:
- the TNFRSF8 gene encoding tumor necrosis factor receptor superfamily member 8 produces MAACSLVLGLWLLLLLQDIQTAPQTSLTPSHSCDTVENWFYDETSQSCCYQCPSGYVKKKACPRDPDEDCMRCGPEQYVNEAFQKPRCDACVSCAKESDLVEKEPCSFNSSRVCECRPGLFCQTPVLNTCIRCQQHTLCKPGFGVKVRGTSTNDVTCEECPSGTFSDQNSSTDICKPHTNCAKLNKIALSKGNATHDQVCLDRLPTYLTSSTLSMRFSNETNNSDLRTVEENLVTMGSILLSAITTENLSSTPEEKALAGTFPTSAKGETTMGGLVLWAVVLSVIVLLVGMLLIWKWKVCKKRILILKGKPHLRSITSHKSRLKSQGSDLVNKCAKIILTTDSGPEEKELIDRTLPLETNNNLVSSTEKAYSPELSLTDVTQSNGNAPDCPINSRVRDHTNNRIEKIYIMKADTVIVGSISEVPSGKNCAARGCESSVDAQENVEEELAMHYPEQETESFRGNDVTVPVEEEGKEFHHPTTATEK; encoded by the exons ACATCATTAACCCCATCTCATTCCTGTGATACAGTTGAGAATTGGTTCTATGATGAAACTTCACAAAGCTGCTGTTACCAGTGTCCCTCAG gcTATGTTAAGAAGAAAGCATGTCCTAGGGACCCAGATGAAGACTGCATGAGATGTGGACCCGAACAATATGTGAATGAAGCATTCCAAAAGCCACGATGTGACGCTTGTGTATCATGCGCAAAAG AATCTGACCTTGTGGAAAAAGAGCCCTGCTCCTTCAATTCTAGCCGTGTGTGTGAGTGCCGACCAGGCCTGTTCTGTCAAACCCCTGTTCTGAACACCTGTATACGATGCCAGCAGCACACACTTTGCAAGCCTGGTTTTGGAGTCAAAGTCAGAG gCACCTCAACGAATGATGTTACTTGTGAAGAGTGCCCTTCTGGGACCTTCTCTGATCAAAATTCCAGCACCGACATCTGCAAGCCCCACACAAA CTGTGCCAAGTTAAACAAAATAGCACTAAGCAAAGGAAATGCCACACACGATCAGGTTTGCCTGGACCGATTGCCCACCTACCTCACCTCAAGCACTTTGTCCATGCGATTCAGCAATGAAACAAATAACTCTGACCTAAGGACGGTTGAAGAGAACCTGGTGACCATGGGTAGTATCCTTTTAAGTGCCATAACGACTGAAAACCTTAGTTCAACTCCTGAGGAGAAAGCTCTGGCTGGCACTTTTCCCACCTCAGCCAAGGGGGAGACGACAATGGGAG GTCTAGTTCTTTGGGCAGTGGTTCTCTCTGTGATAGTGCTACTTGTGGGCATGCTGTTAATTTGGAAATGGAAGGTGTGCAAGAAGCGGATCCTCATCCTCAAAGGAAAGC CACATCTGCGTTCCATCACTTCACATAAATCCAGACTCAAATCTCAAG GTTCTGATTTAGTGAACAAATGCGCA AAGATCATACTGACTACTGACAGCGGGCCAGAAGAGAAGGAGTTAATTGACAGAACCCTCCCTTTGGAAACCAACAATAACTTGGTCTCcagcacagaaaaagcataTAGTCCTGAACTGAGTCTGACTGATGTGACACAGAGCAATGGAAATGCTCCAGATTGCCCTATCAATTCTCGAGTGAGAGACCACACAAATAATCGAATTG aaAAAATATACATCATGAAGGCCGACACTGTTATTGTGGGGTCCATTTCAGAAGTGCCTAGTGGCAAGAACTGTGCTGCTAGAGGATGTGAAAGTAGTGTTGATGCCCAGGAAAACGTGGAAGAGGAACTGGCAATGCACTATCCAGAGCAGGAAACAGAGTCTTTTCGAGGGAATGATGTAACGGTTCCTGtggaagaagagggaaaggaattTCATCACCCCACCACTGCCACTGAAAAGTGA
- the TNFRSF1B gene encoding tumor necrosis factor receptor superfamily member 1B isoform X3: MGPRWALLAALLHAAGGREYSLPYTPQFAQCKDPSTEFYEEGLNKCCSQCPPGQYKAESCSPTVDTKCSPCRPNTYTAIWNRSPQCFACSPPCRKGFVQNQTCTTSQDRICSCPPNEYCISKIYDSCKICKVHKKCGKGYRVSRRGTDSTDTECKPCPPGTFSHEESYDTSCIPHTVCKSVAIPGNRMNDTVCSDSGTAVATVLPHTILNLLLTQSSASSKPEIITRPVILNSVPEMSHIIGSVAGPLLLVLIISILGYCLVSKKKALVYSPTRTEADSPFSPTEKQCDKKVRNTGSQNSSSSEQEEQHLLETSESSSSSLNNPTGSARVSVRSNKNNEKKETEGFQQQHSAAEGCKLYSGDRHNSASSVNIREDPCQICQIAHAY, encoded by the exons ATGGGGCCGCGCTGGGCGCTCCTCGCCGCGCTCCTCCACGCCGCGGGCGGCCGG GAATATTCATTGCCTTATACACCACAGTTTGCACAATGCAAAGATCCCAGCACTGAATTCTATGAAGAAGGACTTAATAAATGTTGCAGCCAGTGCCCTCCAG gtCAATATaaggcagagagctgcagtCCCACTGTGGACACAAAGTGCAGTCCCTGTAGACCTAACACATATACAGCAATCTGGAATCGGTCTCCTCAGTGCTTTGCCTGCTCACCACCCTGCAGGAAAG gattTGTGCAGAATCAAACATGCACTACGTCACAGGACAGAATCTGTAGCTGCCCACCTAATGAGTactgcatttcaaaaatatATGACTCCTGCAAAATATGTAAAGTGCataaaaaatgtggaaaaggtTACCGAGTTTCCAGAAGAG GGACAGATAGCACAGATACAGAATGTAAACCTTGTCCTCCTGGCACTTTTTCACATGAGGAATCTTACGATACCAGCTGTATACCACATACGGT TTGTAAATCAGTGGCTATTCCAGGAAACAGAATGAATGACACTGTTTGCAGTGACTCAGGAACAGCAGTTGCCACAGTTCTACCTCACACTATTTTGAACCTGCTCCTGACCCAAAGCTCGGCTTCCAGCAAACCTGAAATAATAACTCGACCTGTCATTTTAAACTCTGTACCTGAAATGTCTCACATAATCG gatCAGTAGCAGGTCCATTGTTATTGGTCCTGATAATCAGTATTTTGGGGTATTGTTTAGTCtccaaaaaaaaag CCCTTGTATACTCTCCAACAAGAACAGAAGCAGATTCG CCTTTTTCCCCTACAGAAAAGCAGTGTGACAAAAAAGTAAGAAATACAGGATCGCAAAACTCCAGCAGTTCTGAACAGGAGGAACAGCATCTCTTGGAAACTTCTGAGTCCAGCAGTAGCTCCCTGAATAATCCAACTGGATCTGCAAGAGTCAGTGTGAGAAGTaacaaaaacaatgaaaagaaagaaacagaaggattTCAGCAGCAACATTCAGCTGCAGAAGGTTGTAAGCTTTACAGCGGAGACAGACACAACTCTGCGAGTTCAG TGAATATTAGAGAAGATCCATGTCAGATATGCCAGATAGCTCATGCCTACTGA
- the TNFRSF1B gene encoding tumor necrosis factor receptor superfamily member 1B isoform X1, which produces MGPRWALLAALLHAAGGREYSLPYTPQFAQCKDPSTEFYEEGLNKCCSQCPPGQYKAESCSPTVDTKCSPCRPNTYTAIWNRSPQCFACSPPCRKGFVQNQTCTTSQDRICSCPPNEYCISKIYDSCKICKVHKKCGKGYRVSRRGTDSTDTECKPCPPGTFSHEESYDTSCIPHTVCKSVAIPGNRMNDTVCSDSGTAVATVLPHTILNLLLTQSSASSKPEIITRPVILNSVPEMSHIIGSVAGPLLLVLIISILGYCLVSKKKALVYSPTRTEADSPFSPTEKQCDKKVRNTGSQNSSSSEQEEQHLLETSESSSSSLNNPTGSARVSVRSNKNNEKKETEGFQQQHSAAEGCKLYSGDRHNSASSEHSGNGGTQVNVTCIVKVCSPDCSSQLPEQTSSTSMDYGNAPYYSPTREEIPLSKEENPLKKGTEIKSSVENEDNLLQDLLSEEKKFPLGIQDAGMKTS; this is translated from the exons ATGGGGCCGCGCTGGGCGCTCCTCGCCGCGCTCCTCCACGCCGCGGGCGGCCGG GAATATTCATTGCCTTATACACCACAGTTTGCACAATGCAAAGATCCCAGCACTGAATTCTATGAAGAAGGACTTAATAAATGTTGCAGCCAGTGCCCTCCAG gtCAATATaaggcagagagctgcagtCCCACTGTGGACACAAAGTGCAGTCCCTGTAGACCTAACACATATACAGCAATCTGGAATCGGTCTCCTCAGTGCTTTGCCTGCTCACCACCCTGCAGGAAAG gattTGTGCAGAATCAAACATGCACTACGTCACAGGACAGAATCTGTAGCTGCCCACCTAATGAGTactgcatttcaaaaatatATGACTCCTGCAAAATATGTAAAGTGCataaaaaatgtggaaaaggtTACCGAGTTTCCAGAAGAG GGACAGATAGCACAGATACAGAATGTAAACCTTGTCCTCCTGGCACTTTTTCACATGAGGAATCTTACGATACCAGCTGTATACCACATACGGT TTGTAAATCAGTGGCTATTCCAGGAAACAGAATGAATGACACTGTTTGCAGTGACTCAGGAACAGCAGTTGCCACAGTTCTACCTCACACTATTTTGAACCTGCTCCTGACCCAAAGCTCGGCTTCCAGCAAACCTGAAATAATAACTCGACCTGTCATTTTAAACTCTGTACCTGAAATGTCTCACATAATCG gatCAGTAGCAGGTCCATTGTTATTGGTCCTGATAATCAGTATTTTGGGGTATTGTTTAGTCtccaaaaaaaaag CCCTTGTATACTCTCCAACAAGAACAGAAGCAGATTCG CCTTTTTCCCCTACAGAAAAGCAGTGTGACAAAAAAGTAAGAAATACAGGATCGCAAAACTCCAGCAGTTCTGAACAGGAGGAACAGCATCTCTTGGAAACTTCTGAGTCCAGCAGTAGCTCCCTGAATAATCCAACTGGATCTGCAAGAGTCAGTGTGAGAAGTaacaaaaacaatgaaaagaaagaaacagaaggattTCAGCAGCAACATTCAGCTGCAGAAGGTTGTAAGCTTTACAGCGGAGACAGACACAACTCTGCGAGTTCAG AACATTCTGGTAACGGAGGAACGCAGGTGAATGTGACTTGTATTGTTAAAGTATGTAGTCCAGACTGCAGTTCCCAGTTGCCAGAACAGACTAGTTCAACTAGCATGGATTATGGAAACGCTCCCTATTATTCCCCAACAAGGGAAGAAATTCCcctttcaaaagaagaaaaccccttgaaaaaaggaactgaaattaAGAGCTCAGTGGAAAACGAGGACAATTTGCTCCAAGACttactttcagaagaaaagaagtttcCTCTGGGTATTCAAGATGCAGGGATGAAAACCAGTTAA
- the TNFRSF1B gene encoding tumor necrosis factor receptor superfamily member 1B isoform X2 yields the protein MGPRWALLAALLHAAGGREYSLPYTPQFAQCKDPSTEFYEEGLNKCCSQCPPGQYKAESCSPTVDTKCSPCRPNTYTAIWNRSPQCFACSPPCRKGFVQNQTCTTSQDRICSCPPNEYCISKIYDSCKICKVHKKCGKGYRVSRRGTDSTDTECKPCPPGTFSHEESYDTSCIPHTVCKSVAIPGNRMNDTVCSDSGTAVATVLPHTILNLLLTQSSASSKPEIITRPVILNSVPEMSHIIALVYSPTRTEADSPFSPTEKQCDKKVRNTGSQNSSSSEQEEQHLLETSESSSSSLNNPTGSARVSVRSNKNNEKKETEGFQQQHSAAEGCKLYSGDRHNSASSEHSGNGGTQVNVTCIVKVCSPDCSSQLPEQTSSTSMDYGNAPYYSPTREEIPLSKEENPLKKGTEIKSSVENEDNLLQDLLSEEKKFPLGIQDAGMKTS from the exons ATGGGGCCGCGCTGGGCGCTCCTCGCCGCGCTCCTCCACGCCGCGGGCGGCCGG GAATATTCATTGCCTTATACACCACAGTTTGCACAATGCAAAGATCCCAGCACTGAATTCTATGAAGAAGGACTTAATAAATGTTGCAGCCAGTGCCCTCCAG gtCAATATaaggcagagagctgcagtCCCACTGTGGACACAAAGTGCAGTCCCTGTAGACCTAACACATATACAGCAATCTGGAATCGGTCTCCTCAGTGCTTTGCCTGCTCACCACCCTGCAGGAAAG gattTGTGCAGAATCAAACATGCACTACGTCACAGGACAGAATCTGTAGCTGCCCACCTAATGAGTactgcatttcaaaaatatATGACTCCTGCAAAATATGTAAAGTGCataaaaaatgtggaaaaggtTACCGAGTTTCCAGAAGAG GGACAGATAGCACAGATACAGAATGTAAACCTTGTCCTCCTGGCACTTTTTCACATGAGGAATCTTACGATACCAGCTGTATACCACATACGGT TTGTAAATCAGTGGCTATTCCAGGAAACAGAATGAATGACACTGTTTGCAGTGACTCAGGAACAGCAGTTGCCACAGTTCTACCTCACACTATTTTGAACCTGCTCCTGACCCAAAGCTCGGCTTCCAGCAAACCTGAAATAATAACTCGACCTGTCATTTTAAACTCTGTACCTGAAATGTCTCACATAATCG CCCTTGTATACTCTCCAACAAGAACAGAAGCAGATTCG CCTTTTTCCCCTACAGAAAAGCAGTGTGACAAAAAAGTAAGAAATACAGGATCGCAAAACTCCAGCAGTTCTGAACAGGAGGAACAGCATCTCTTGGAAACTTCTGAGTCCAGCAGTAGCTCCCTGAATAATCCAACTGGATCTGCAAGAGTCAGTGTGAGAAGTaacaaaaacaatgaaaagaaagaaacagaaggattTCAGCAGCAACATTCAGCTGCAGAAGGTTGTAAGCTTTACAGCGGAGACAGACACAACTCTGCGAGTTCAG AACATTCTGGTAACGGAGGAACGCAGGTGAATGTGACTTGTATTGTTAAAGTATGTAGTCCAGACTGCAGTTCCCAGTTGCCAGAACAGACTAGTTCAACTAGCATGGATTATGGAAACGCTCCCTATTATTCCCCAACAAGGGAAGAAATTCCcctttcaaaagaagaaaaccccttgaaaaaaggaactgaaattaAGAGCTCAGTGGAAAACGAGGACAATTTGCTCCAAGACttactttcagaagaaaagaagtttcCTCTGGGTATTCAAGATGCAGGGATGAAAACCAGTTAA